The proteins below are encoded in one region of Planctopirus limnophila DSM 3776:
- a CDS encoding GH3 auxin-responsive promoter family protein — MLRMLRYLGGKLVRRRLSHVADEYLSRCEQCYRTQRETLSRILALNATSEFSRKHGLKASLSPDDYRLQIPVSDFELVRPYIEQVQRGATSALLGANNPLLMFALSSGTTAESKYIPITKPFLDDYRRGWNIWGLRFFNDHEKANRLDIVQLTSDYEQFHTSGGTPCGNISGLVTSMQSRIVRSMYTIPPEVAKVRDTEAKSYISLRCAMANEHVGLITTANPSTLIRWAQLANEHKETLIRDIHDGTIHYAQSIPAEFRTTFTKGHFRPNKSRALWLENLVQQTGQLTPGDFWPHLQALAVWTGGAVKHYLPSMRKLYGNVPVRDHGLSASEGRMTIPLEDETSSGVLDIGTHYFEFIPEAEYGRSNPVVLGAHELELGQDYYILLTTTSGLYRYDIRDVVRCTGFYHQTPMLEFLHKGAHISNLTGEKLSESQVVNAVHHASRELHCEVGCFTVAPVWGAPPHYRLHTESFAEGVSASRLAKAIDCQLINSNCEYRDKRESHRLGPVEVITVPQGTWQAFRQDRLQRKGGSLEQYKHPCLVPDLDFSEKILALSGLSKVSVAAPHFLSVEHSARIHTDQGAEHL, encoded by the coding sequence ATGCTGAGGATGTTGCGTTACCTTGGAGGCAAGCTCGTCCGGCGTCGTTTGAGCCACGTTGCCGACGAATATCTTTCTCGTTGTGAGCAGTGCTATCGGACTCAGCGTGAGACGTTGTCGAGAATTCTGGCACTCAATGCGACCAGTGAGTTCTCTCGCAAGCACGGATTAAAGGCTTCGCTTTCGCCAGATGATTACCGGCTCCAGATCCCGGTCTCAGATTTTGAACTCGTCAGGCCTTACATTGAGCAGGTCCAACGGGGAGCGACCTCTGCACTGCTAGGGGCGAATAATCCACTCCTGATGTTCGCATTGAGCAGCGGAACAACCGCTGAATCGAAGTATATTCCCATCACAAAACCATTTCTTGATGATTACCGGCGTGGGTGGAATATCTGGGGGCTTCGTTTCTTTAACGACCACGAAAAAGCCAATCGGCTCGACATCGTGCAGCTCACCAGCGACTACGAACAGTTTCACACATCCGGCGGGACACCTTGCGGCAACATCAGCGGCCTGGTCACGAGCATGCAGAGCCGCATTGTGCGCTCGATGTATACGATTCCACCCGAAGTTGCCAAAGTTCGAGACACAGAGGCCAAGAGCTATATCAGCCTTCGATGTGCGATGGCCAACGAACATGTGGGATTGATTACAACTGCCAATCCGAGCACATTAATTCGATGGGCACAACTGGCCAACGAACACAAAGAGACTCTCATCCGAGATATCCACGACGGCACAATCCATTATGCACAGTCGATCCCGGCAGAATTTCGGACAACCTTTACCAAGGGCCACTTTCGCCCCAATAAATCGAGAGCGTTGTGGCTCGAAAATCTCGTTCAGCAGACGGGGCAGTTAACTCCCGGCGATTTCTGGCCGCACCTGCAAGCTCTGGCTGTGTGGACGGGTGGCGCAGTCAAGCATTATCTCCCTTCGATGCGAAAACTTTATGGCAATGTCCCTGTAAGAGATCACGGGCTTTCTGCCAGCGAAGGCCGCATGACAATTCCTCTGGAAGACGAAACGAGTTCTGGCGTACTGGATATCGGAACTCACTATTTTGAATTCATTCCGGAAGCTGAGTATGGTCGCTCGAATCCTGTCGTTCTGGGTGCTCATGAACTCGAACTGGGGCAGGATTACTACATACTCCTCACAACGACGTCTGGCCTTTATCGTTACGATATCCGTGATGTCGTGAGATGCACGGGGTTTTACCATCAGACTCCCATGCTGGAGTTTCTCCACAAAGGAGCCCATATCTCTAATCTCACTGGTGAAAAGCTCTCCGAATCCCAGGTCGTAAACGCCGTTCATCATGCGTCTCGAGAGCTTCATTGTGAAGTCGGTTGTTTTACTGTCGCTCCTGTTTGGGGAGCCCCCCCTCACTACAGGTTGCATACAGAAAGTTTTGCCGAAGGTGTCTCTGCTTCCCGGCTGGCAAAGGCCATCGATTGCCAATTGATCAACTCGAATTGCGAGTATCGAGACAAACGTGAATCTCACAGGCTGGGGCCTGTCGAAGTGATTACAGTGCCCCAGGGAACGTGGCAAGCCTTTCGCCAGGATCGACTCCAGCGCAAAGGTGGCTCTCTCGAACAATACAAGCATCCCTGCCTGGTGCCAGATCTCGATTTCAGCGAGAAAATCCTGGCTCTCTCAGGCCTTTCCAAAGTCAGCGTGGCTGCTCCGCATTTTCTCTCGGTTGAACACTCCGCCAGAATTCACACCGACCAAGGTGCCGAGCATTTGTAA
- a CDS encoding TIGR01777 family oxidoreductase: MASHAATAIEQTLTTEATLPVHLQSFQRSVVLPVSAERAFEWHAAPGALERLTPPWEEIRVISRTGGIDNAGEVVLSVPAAGMRQTWVARHSHCVWGQEFRDIQVRGPFAHFEHRHRFANLGVNESQLTDEISYRLPGGSLGAWLGGSFVEQKLATMFGYRHRTTLMDLTQWKQLHESGFSSRKVLVSGATGLVASTLIPMLTTQGHRVARLLRKPTPQVYATGLPDVIWNSESGEVQEGSLDGVEAVVHLAGENIAGGHWTPAFKQRIRDSRVVGTRKLCERLAALKEPPAVLVCASAIGFYGDRGDEVLTEESAAGQGFLPEVSEAWEEACEPARKAGIRVVNLRIGIVLTPRGGALQKLLTPFWWGAGGVAGNGSQYWSWISVDDLCGAILHSIATPSLAGPVNATAPQAVTNREFTQVLARVMKRYACVPLPEFAARMALGEMAHDLLFASSHVQPVRLLSTGYQFRFTDLECCLRHLLGRPLELPKG; encoded by the coding sequence TTGGCCAGTCATGCAGCGACAGCGATCGAGCAAACATTGACCACAGAGGCCACTCTGCCTGTCCATCTTCAATCGTTCCAACGCTCGGTGGTGCTGCCGGTGAGTGCCGAGAGAGCGTTTGAGTGGCATGCGGCTCCGGGTGCACTCGAGAGATTGACGCCGCCCTGGGAAGAGATCCGTGTGATCTCGCGAACCGGTGGCATCGACAACGCGGGTGAGGTGGTGCTGTCGGTTCCTGCAGCTGGGATGCGGCAGACATGGGTTGCCAGGCATAGCCACTGTGTCTGGGGGCAGGAGTTTCGCGACATCCAGGTGCGGGGGCCGTTTGCTCACTTCGAGCATCGCCATCGCTTTGCGAATCTGGGCGTCAATGAATCTCAATTGACGGATGAGATCAGTTATCGATTGCCGGGAGGATCATTGGGGGCGTGGCTGGGAGGATCGTTTGTCGAGCAGAAGCTGGCCACAATGTTCGGCTATCGCCATCGCACGACGCTGATGGATCTGACTCAGTGGAAGCAACTGCATGAGTCGGGTTTTTCCAGCCGGAAGGTGCTGGTATCGGGGGCTACAGGCTTAGTCGCTTCGACGCTGATCCCCATGTTGACAACGCAGGGGCATCGCGTCGCACGGCTATTGAGAAAGCCAACTCCCCAGGTGTATGCGACCGGATTACCCGATGTGATCTGGAACTCGGAATCGGGTGAGGTGCAGGAGGGTTCGCTCGATGGCGTCGAAGCAGTCGTGCATCTGGCGGGTGAGAACATAGCCGGAGGACACTGGACACCGGCGTTCAAGCAGCGAATTCGTGACAGCCGGGTGGTGGGAACGCGGAAGTTGTGCGAAAGACTGGCAGCGCTTAAGGAGCCACCCGCCGTCCTGGTGTGTGCTTCTGCCATTGGCTTTTATGGCGATCGCGGTGACGAGGTGTTGACCGAAGAATCGGCCGCGGGGCAGGGATTTCTCCCCGAAGTGAGCGAAGCCTGGGAAGAGGCGTGCGAGCCTGCGCGGAAGGCGGGGATTCGCGTGGTCAATCTGCGGATTGGGATTGTCCTGACACCACGAGGAGGGGCTTTGCAGAAGTTGCTGACACCGTTCTGGTGGGGTGCCGGCGGTGTCGCTGGGAATGGCTCGCAGTATTGGAGCTGGATTTCGGTGGATGATTTGTGCGGGGCGATTTTGCACTCGATCGCGACTCCGAGTTTAGCAGGGCCCGTGAATGCGACAGCTCCCCAGGCGGTGACAAATCGGGAATTCACACAAGTGCTGGCCCGAGTGATGAAACGGTATGCCTGCGTGCCATTACCAGAGTTCGCCGCCCGAATGGCCTTGGGGGAAATGGCACACGACCTGCTCTTTGCGAGCAGCCATGTGCAACCCGTCAGACTGCTTTCGACGGGCTATCAGTTTCGATTTACCGATCTGGAGTGCTGTCTGCGGCATCTGCTGGGACGTCCGCTGGAACTACCGAAGGGCTGA
- a CDS encoding small basic protein, translated as MLWFIAGTTDEIWSWVVSIDKSLKRKGRLARSRNVLSRSERILQMIGEDKLGTQDSPFGLPKLRIVKMVIGKKKKKKAAEDKKDDKKKAAKKK; from the coding sequence ATGCTCTGGTTTATTGCCGGAACTACTGACGAGATCTGGAGTTGGGTCGTGTCGATCGATAAAAGTTTGAAGCGTAAGGGCCGTCTCGCACGTTCCCGCAATGTTCTGTCGCGAAGTGAGCGAATTCTGCAGATGATTGGAGAAGACAAGCTGGGCACACAGGATAGCCCGTTTGGACTTCCGAAGCTTCGTATCGTGAAAATGGTGATTGGCAAGAAGAAGAAGAAGAAGGCTGCAGAAGATAAGAAGGATGATAAGAAGAAGGCAGCTAAGAAGAAGTAG
- a CDS encoding DUF1559 family PulG-like putative transporter, translating to MRRTFWIMAALCGSFPMADGLFVGLSHIAAASEMFPEQKYLPNNSVAVASVRLRNVVESPLYRQAEGAGLLAESPLMNWPFLQNPAYIERLLIAVDQPVVDQWAQLAKLGGEVKKPDRTRDPLWGLLKVDLAMHNHASGWNSLLPRPDGDAEGKATGLSWRVHLLPLLDELELYKQFHFDEPWDSPHNKTLIPRMPKVFATAGVTEPGKTSMHLPVGEKLAFQNGMARGPSLRDDRDGHDSTIMIVVADQSLATEWTKPGGLPIDLDHVRQSLGGIPSEGRPIVMLSGRILKASPNIRDQDLVAFMTARGGEWLDFRGVYAPSNPLQPLPTFVATLKEPVAAHHMERSANEWTTINGETVYLKDGVGLWAPTPTTVVMGNYETLQSRLRTGTATTMTPHALVDRLSGTDDLSIAVDIKSQDALWVKMATFFPQADQLRKFESIVIDATLSRGTAGSSLARVELLTRQPEASAVATEELRKQLNIARAVVPGLIESAAGAPLVDFVVNSLKGVVVRQEGAHIVLTVLAPANIKTLPDLAQPLFEKLGRELFAKSERNSLKQIGLALHRYHDIHHRFPSNSQGPEVGDKGGLSWRVHLLPFLGRADLYNEFHLDEPWDSEHNLKLVQQMPEVFHSDLVADPTKTPFQVFMGEGTPLGGDEGLPLKALRDSTMHTILVVQAGADQATIWTKPGGLTYEKPNPAQGLGKVGDRGFLALLADGSVQRFSATLMAHELRFLIEHNNGW from the coding sequence ATGCGTCGCACGTTTTGGATCATGGCCGCACTGTGTGGCAGTTTCCCGATGGCTGATGGCCTTTTCGTGGGCTTGTCGCACATCGCCGCTGCCAGCGAGATGTTTCCTGAGCAGAAGTATCTTCCGAACAACAGTGTGGCTGTGGCTTCGGTCCGGCTGCGGAACGTCGTGGAGTCGCCCCTGTATCGACAAGCCGAAGGTGCGGGGCTGCTGGCTGAATCGCCACTCATGAATTGGCCATTCCTTCAAAATCCCGCCTATATCGAACGCTTGCTGATTGCCGTCGATCAACCCGTCGTCGACCAATGGGCACAACTGGCCAAGCTTGGCGGCGAAGTGAAAAAGCCCGACAGGACGCGCGATCCGTTGTGGGGTCTTTTAAAGGTCGATCTCGCTATGCATAACCACGCCAGCGGCTGGAATTCTCTGCTACCAAGGCCGGATGGTGACGCTGAGGGAAAAGCCACCGGCTTGAGCTGGCGGGTCCATTTGCTCCCCCTGCTCGACGAGTTGGAACTCTACAAACAATTTCACTTCGATGAACCCTGGGATAGTCCGCACAACAAAACGTTAATCCCCAGGATGCCCAAGGTCTTCGCCACAGCGGGCGTCACCGAACCAGGTAAGACCTCCATGCACCTGCCGGTGGGTGAGAAACTCGCCTTCCAGAATGGTATGGCGCGAGGCCCCTCGTTACGTGACGACAGGGATGGTCATGATAGCACAATCATGATTGTGGTGGCCGATCAATCGCTGGCCACCGAATGGACAAAGCCCGGCGGCTTGCCCATCGACCTTGATCATGTGCGTCAGTCCCTCGGCGGGATTCCCTCCGAAGGTCGGCCCATCGTGATGTTGTCGGGGAGAATCCTGAAGGCCTCGCCCAACATCCGCGATCAGGATCTGGTCGCCTTCATGACGGCACGCGGCGGTGAATGGCTTGACTTCCGAGGGGTCTACGCTCCATCAAATCCCTTACAACCTCTCCCCACCTTCGTCGCGACTCTCAAGGAACCGGTCGCCGCCCATCACATGGAGCGATCCGCGAATGAGTGGACCACCATCAATGGCGAGACAGTTTACCTGAAAGATGGCGTCGGCCTGTGGGCACCCACGCCGACCACGGTCGTCATGGGAAACTACGAAACGCTGCAATCCCGCCTGAGAACCGGCACAGCCACCACGATGACACCGCATGCGCTGGTCGATCGACTCAGTGGCACCGATGATCTCTCCATCGCGGTCGATATCAAGTCGCAGGATGCTCTTTGGGTAAAAATGGCCACATTCTTTCCGCAGGCGGATCAGCTCCGGAAATTCGAGTCTATCGTGATTGATGCCACTCTGAGCCGAGGGACTGCGGGGAGTTCATTGGCGCGAGTGGAACTGCTGACCCGTCAACCAGAAGCATCGGCAGTGGCCACTGAGGAACTGCGGAAGCAGTTGAACATCGCCAGGGCGGTCGTCCCGGGCCTGATCGAATCCGCCGCGGGGGCTCCATTGGTCGATTTTGTCGTCAACAGCCTGAAAGGTGTCGTCGTCAGGCAGGAAGGGGCACACATCGTCTTGACGGTGCTCGCACCCGCGAACATCAAAACGCTCCCTGATCTCGCCCAACCTCTGTTCGAGAAACTGGGCCGCGAATTGTTTGCCAAGAGCGAACGAAACTCTTTGAAGCAGATTGGCCTGGCCCTGCATCGATATCACGACATCCACCATCGATTCCCCTCAAACTCGCAGGGACCGGAAGTCGGCGACAAAGGAGGCTTGAGCTGGCGGGTCCATTTGCTCCCCTTTCTGGGCCGAGCCGATTTATACAACGAGTTTCATCTTGATGAGCCCTGGGACAGCGAGCACAACTTGAAGCTCGTGCAACAGATGCCCGAAGTTTTCCATTCGGATCTTGTCGCCGACCCGACGAAGACACCTTTTCAAGTCTTCATGGGAGAAGGGACACCGCTCGGCGGCGACGAAGGACTCCCGCTGAAGGCTCTCCGCGACAGCACCATGCATACGATTCTCGTCGTCCAGGCGGGAGCCGATCAGGCGACAATCTGGACCAAACCCGGCGGCTTGACCTACGAGAAGCCCAACCCGGCACAAGGCCTGGGCAAAGTCGGCGATCGAGGTTTTCTGGCACTCCTCGCGGATGGATCGGTCCAACGATTTTCAGCAACGCTCATGGCCCACGAATTGCGTTTTCTGATCGAGCACAACAACGGATGGTGA
- a CDS encoding SMI1/KNR4 family protein, translating to MPFPVDEKWIRQTEQKLGVRFPASFVTAMVQKNGGTVRTRIDHFELFPILDESDRKLIQRTCSSIDRETTTARKDWYAFPTDAVAIGANGGGDLLVLIPMSEHPDTLQHSVYWWDHETGEIELIADDFGDLPKT from the coding sequence ATGCCGTTCCCTGTTGACGAAAAATGGATCAGGCAGACCGAGCAGAAACTCGGTGTGCGATTTCCGGCGTCATTCGTGACGGCGATGGTACAAAAGAATGGTGGCACTGTTCGAACTCGGATCGACCACTTTGAGTTATTCCCGATTCTTGACGAGTCCGATCGCAAACTCATCCAACGAACATGCAGTAGCATTGACCGAGAAACAACCACCGCGAGAAAAGACTGGTATGCATTTCCGACAGACGCCGTGGCGATTGGCGCAAACGGTGGCGGTGATTTGCTGGTGCTGATACCAATGTCGGAGCATCCCGACACGCTACAGCATTCGGTATACTGGTGGGATCACGAAACGGGCGAAATCGAACTGATCGCCGACGACTTTGGCGATCTCCCCAAAACGTGA
- a CDS encoding lysozyme inhibitor LprI family protein, giving the protein MQTKLHYAVLMAMVLTSALRADDAKLRDLEAHLQSALTQIEMNIASSKIAEYLDKKLVEKERDVAKDLDPEALRLFSEASKLWRDYRSAQTTFEADLYRGGSIRPLVHNRTYSRLTQERLSALEGVTKP; this is encoded by the coding sequence ATGCAAACGAAGCTTCATTATGCGGTTCTTATGGCGATGGTTCTCACCAGTGCATTACGTGCTGATGATGCGAAGCTACGGGACTTGGAGGCGCATCTCCAGTCGGCGTTAACCCAGATTGAAATGAATATTGCGTCGAGTAAGATTGCTGAATATTTAGATAAAAAGCTAGTTGAGAAAGAGCGGGACGTCGCCAAAGATTTAGATCCTGAGGCGCTACGACTCTTCTCGGAGGCATCGAAGCTCTGGAGAGATTATCGTTCTGCTCAAACCACGTTTGAGGCGGATCTCTACCGCGGAGGCAGCATCCGTCCTCTAGTCCATAACCGGACATACAGCCGGCTCACCCAAGAACGGCTCTCGGCTCTCGAAGGCGTCACTAAACCATAA
- a CDS encoding SLC5/6 family protein: MSSSRGAWASRIGLVLAMAGNAVGLGNFLRFPGLCTKYGGAFLIPYFIALLLLGIPLMWVEWSIGRYGGQFGHSTAPGVFDKLWRNRFSKYLGALGVALPLLITIYYCYIESWCLAYTWYSVTRPFAPQEGDTQKILYSPVSPQLVTEVAAWKSSRALALPISRTEWEQKGQNLKSANPRRFEKLNPPAIFSNLDTNRDDSLTTDELTLQSSNNSNLMRDLISQDREAQLAKEPITKAEWLAATEFILQHNPEMARLLKLPSDAAFTAIDLNKNNALDPPERLAIEKPLANARTQLFLDEYLGSRSYEDPAIEATYFRTLWPAVFFWIVTVAINCLVLGTDINAGIERLAKIAMPALIIFAIILAARVLTFQSPSTAEHGYTVWDGMNFIWEPRFDQLANPEMWLAAAGQIFFTLSVGTGSILCYASYLKRNDDCALTGLATASTNEFCEIVLGGSIAIPMAVAVFGLFGAQAIASGGSFNIGFVAMPLIFEQMPLGRLFGPVWFALLFFAGITSSVALASPMMAFLQDEFGISRKSAAGILFGILIGFGIPVVVFPGSAYLDQLDFWAGTLGLFIFALIELIIFGWIFGGKEMWAEMTRGAQIPMPRFVYYLVRYVAPIYMFVILGLWISQEWQTLTSVESFLPEQRGYIWMARASVVTVIGLVALLVGLAWATKSDRQVRQSPPQQNEPEA; the protein is encoded by the coding sequence ATGAGTTCCTCCAGAGGTGCCTGGGCTTCACGCATCGGTCTCGTGCTGGCCATGGCAGGAAATGCCGTCGGGCTCGGCAACTTCCTCAGATTCCCAGGCCTCTGCACAAAGTATGGCGGTGCCTTCCTCATCCCCTACTTCATCGCTCTCCTCCTCCTCGGAATCCCACTCATGTGGGTCGAATGGTCCATCGGTCGCTACGGCGGACAATTCGGACACTCCACCGCACCGGGCGTCTTCGATAAACTCTGGCGCAACCGCTTCTCAAAATATCTAGGTGCTCTCGGCGTAGCACTCCCTTTACTCATTACCATCTACTATTGCTATATAGAGTCCTGGTGCCTCGCCTATACCTGGTACTCGGTCACCAGACCATTCGCCCCGCAGGAAGGCGACACCCAAAAGATCCTCTATTCGCCCGTCTCTCCACAACTCGTTACAGAAGTCGCCGCCTGGAAGTCATCCCGTGCTCTCGCACTCCCCATCTCTCGCACTGAGTGGGAACAAAAAGGCCAGAATCTCAAATCCGCCAACCCTCGCCGCTTCGAAAAACTCAACCCACCAGCCATCTTCTCCAACCTTGATACCAACCGCGACGACTCCCTCACCACCGATGAATTGACCCTGCAATCCTCCAACAACTCAAACCTCATGCGCGATCTCATCTCGCAGGATCGCGAGGCCCAGCTCGCCAAAGAACCCATCACCAAAGCCGAATGGCTCGCCGCAACGGAGTTTATCCTTCAGCACAATCCCGAGATGGCTCGCCTTCTCAAACTTCCCAGCGATGCCGCTTTTACAGCCATCGATCTCAATAAAAATAACGCTCTCGATCCCCCCGAACGCCTCGCCATCGAAAAACCCCTCGCCAATGCCCGCACACAACTCTTCCTCGATGAATACCTCGGCAGCCGCTCCTATGAAGACCCCGCTATCGAAGCCACCTACTTCCGCACTCTCTGGCCCGCCGTCTTCTTCTGGATCGTCACCGTAGCGATCAACTGTCTCGTCCTGGGGACTGATATCAATGCCGGCATCGAACGTCTCGCAAAAATCGCCATGCCCGCTCTCATTATCTTTGCTATCATCCTCGCTGCCCGCGTCCTCACGTTCCAGTCCCCATCCACAGCCGAGCATGGCTACACCGTCTGGGATGGCATGAACTTCATCTGGGAGCCCCGCTTCGATCAACTCGCCAATCCCGAAATGTGGCTCGCTGCCGCCGGACAGATTTTCTTTACGCTCTCCGTAGGCACAGGCAGCATCCTTTGCTATGCCAGCTATTTAAAGCGGAATGACGATTGTGCTCTCACTGGCCTCGCAACAGCTTCCACCAACGAGTTCTGCGAAATTGTCCTCGGCGGCTCAATCGCTATCCCCATGGCCGTCGCCGTCTTCGGCCTCTTCGGTGCTCAAGCCATTGCCAGTGGCGGCTCATTTAATATCGGCTTCGTCGCCATGCCTCTCATCTTCGAACAGATGCCCCTCGGCCGTCTCTTCGGCCCCGTCTGGTTTGCTCTCCTCTTCTTTGCAGGCATCACATCCTCCGTCGCCCTTGCCTCTCCCATGATGGCCTTCCTTCAGGATGAATTCGGCATCTCCCGCAAATCGGCCGCAGGCATCCTCTTTGGCATCCTCATTGGCTTCGGCATCCCCGTCGTCGTCTTTCCAGGCTCCGCCTACCTCGATCAGTTGGATTTCTGGGCCGGAACATTAGGCCTCTTTATCTTCGCTCTCATTGAACTGATCATCTTTGGCTGGATCTTCGGCGGTAAAGAAATGTGGGCCGAAATGACTCGCGGTGCGCAAATCCCCATGCCCAGATTCGTCTACTACCTCGTCCGCTACGTCGCTCCGATCTATATGTTCGTGATTCTCGGCCTCTGGATCTCGCAGGAATGGCAAACCCTCACTTCCGTCGAATCTTTCCTGCCCGAACAACGCGGCTACATCTGGATGGCCCGCGCCTCAGTCGTCACCGTCATCGGCCTCGTCGCCCTCCTGGTAGGCCTCGCCTGGGCCACAAAATCTGACCGACAAGTCCGTCAATCCCCGCCCCAACAAAACGAGCCGGAAGCGTAA
- a CDS encoding SMI1/KNR4 family protein: MPLIPTQTEIDDFLAACPKTMPQSFVDFHCQHGAVKMDIESIGSGLVCMWPLRDVLQFSREYGFDEFAPGLLGFGTDGCGELYAIDVRENGTGAVGDIPATSLQWEDFRELSPSFDAFSARLMAGTPIIEPDDMDANHH, from the coding sequence ATGCCCTTGATTCCAACCCAAACTGAGATTGACGATTTCCTTGCGGCATGTCCAAAGACAATGCCGCAATCGTTCGTTGATTTTCACTGTCAACACGGGGCCGTAAAAATGGATATCGAGTCAATTGGCTCTGGTTTGGTGTGCATGTGGCCGTTGCGTGACGTTTTGCAATTCAGCCGAGAATACGGATTTGATGAATTCGCGCCCGGACTGCTCGGCTTCGGCACTGATGGATGTGGCGAACTATATGCAATTGATGTTCGTGAAAACGGAACTGGTGCTGTCGGTGACATTCCCGCAACGTCGCTTCAATGGGAGGACTTTCGAGAACTGTCCCCATCATTCGATGCCTTCTCGGCCAGACTCATGGCCGGTACACCGATCATCGAACCTGATGACATGGACGCGAACCATCACTAA
- a CDS encoding suppressor of fused domain protein: MDLKEYKRRFAEDSSPGWDSLNASLRDEYGDLEPKHWGTIISHRLGGPDPLDGISAYPCEDGGIDHLHFVTFGYSSLYYDEESVGGDFSKFGFEMTFRLASSLPPREEPIWVCNLLQNLARYVFESGKWFDNYHWIPANGPIRADHETDIVGLAFVHDTKLQAAETPHGHVDFIQAFGITQSELDSLMNKSTTCEEIIELHRKSNPLLVTDLARKDG; the protein is encoded by the coding sequence ATGGACCTTAAAGAATACAAGCGACGTTTCGCCGAAGACTCATCGCCCGGTTGGGATTCGTTGAATGCCAGCCTGCGCGACGAGTATGGTGACCTCGAACCCAAGCACTGGGGGACCATCATAAGCCACCGTCTTGGTGGTCCTGATCCACTTGACGGTATCAGCGCCTATCCGTGTGAAGATGGGGGCATTGACCACTTGCACTTTGTGACGTTCGGATATTCCTCGCTGTACTACGATGAAGAATCAGTGGGTGGTGATTTCAGCAAGTTCGGATTCGAAATGACTTTTCGATTGGCGAGCTCGCTCCCGCCAAGGGAAGAACCAATCTGGGTCTGCAACTTATTGCAGAATCTTGCTCGGTACGTATTTGAATCTGGCAAATGGTTTGACAACTACCACTGGATTCCTGCCAACGGTCCAATTCGCGCTGACCATGAAACTGACATTGTGGGCCTCGCATTCGTGCATGACACAAAGCTTCAGGCGGCAGAAACTCCGCACGGTCACGTAGACTTCATTCAAGCCTTCGGCATCACGCAGTCGGAGCTCGACAGCCTGATGAACAAGTCCACAACTTGCGAAGAGATCATTGAACTGCATCGCAAATCGAATCCACTGCTGGTCACTGATCTTGCGCGAAAAGACGGATAA